TAGCCGACATCCTCATGGCCGACGTGCTGCGCCTCGTGGACCGCTTTGAGGGGCTGGCGGGTTTTCCCAGCTGTCGCGCCTACGTCGCGCGCGCGACGGCGCGTCCGGCCTTCCTGAAGGCGCATGCGGACCAGATGGCGCATTTTGCTGCGGCAGACTGAACGGCTTTGGACGTCCGCTCAGGGTCGTTCTTTCCCAGCGGCTGGGCTGGTTTGTGTTCGATCGCACGCTGTCGGCGGCGGAGCGCCGTTGGGCGTTCGAAGTGCGGCGCGTGTTCGCCAAGCGCATCGGTCACGAGATCAGGCTCGATACCGCAACTCGCATGCTCATGCGGGACGACGGCACCAAGCGGCTACGAGGGGTGACGAGTGACCACGGGAGATGATTTGCGACGAGCGGCGTTAGCGCTGGAGGGCACTGTCGAGAGCCCGCATTTCGACCGTGCCGCGTTCAAGGTCGCCCGCATCTATGTGACGTTGGCGGCGGATGGCCGCACAGCCAATTTCAAGTTCAGCCCGGACGAGCAGGAGTTCAAATGCCTCCTGGCCCCCGACGCCTTCAGCCCCGTGCCGAATGCCTGGGGCAAGCAGGGATGGACGACTGGCCGTTTGTCCGCGCTGAGCGAGGAGGAGCTTGTCAGCGCGCTCAAGACGGCCTGGGCGCACGCGCTGCCGAAAAAGCCGAACCGTCGCCGCCGTTGAGGTTGCCGTCAGTAGTTGGCGACATCGGTTCGAGGACGACGGTGCAGGTCTTTCCGAGAACCGGGTCCTTCGCCGCTTGCCAAGCGAAGGAAGCCCGGACGCCGGCCGGCCCCTGGATCGGGGTCTTCGGCCGGGGCAGGAAGACGCTGTGAAGCGTGGATAGGAGCGATTTGTCGGCGTCGATCGATCAGGCGCACGCGCGAGGTCAGGAAAAGGATGCCCGCGCCGAGATTGCCACGGAAGACGAGTTCGTTGGCCGGGGCCGTCTTGGGGCCGCCCCCGACCGTGCGCCGCCCGATCCGGCGGAACGCCGCGTCGAAGGTCGCCGGGTGGAACAGCCACGGCGGCCGGTGCGGGTCGAAGCGCCCGACGGCGATCTGGTGCAGAAGCCCGGCGAGATAGGGCGGATCGCCTGGATAGCGGCAGGTCCGCCATAGGGCACGAATTGTGCGCCGGAGCGCGGTGTCGAGCGCGAACAGGCGGGCCCGGGCCTGCCGCCAGCCGGCGGTCCGCTGGCGACGGCGCTCGCGCTCGGCCTCGGCCCACCAGACGGCGCGGCAGGCCATCTCGGCGGCGACGTCGTGCTGGCTAGCCGCGATCGCGTCGGCAAAGAGCGGCAGCGCCTCGAGTTCCAGGCGCTGCTTGCGCAGGAACGCTG
The sequence above is a segment of the Methylobacterium nodulans ORS 2060 genome. Coding sequences within it:
- a CDS encoding MmcQ/YjbR family DNA-binding protein, yielding MTTGDDLRRAALALEGTVESPHFDRAAFKVARIYVTLAADGRTANFKFSPDEQEFKCLLAPDAFSPVPNAWGKQGWTTGRLSALSEEELVSALKTAWAHALPKKPNRRRR